The following are encoded together in the Candidatus Hydrogenedentota bacterium genome:
- a CDS encoding NfeD family protein produces MTAWVLVLYGAGLILILAEFIVPGMICGILGGTLVTASCVMACYHHPDYTLFFILGEAAGVFVAIMIGMYILARTRAGKRFILESSQQAEAGWVASETDRSLVGATGEVCTALRPAGTILLNGKRIDAVSDGAFIDKGARIRVIETSGSRVVVERVDA; encoded by the coding sequence ATGACAGCATGGGTACTCGTATTGTACGGCGCCGGCTTGATTCTTATTCTGGCGGAATTCATCGTGCCCGGCATGATCTGCGGTATTCTGGGCGGCACACTCGTGACGGCCAGCTGCGTGATGGCCTGTTACCATCATCCGGACTATACGCTCTTCTTCATCCTGGGCGAGGCGGCCGGCGTATTCGTCGCCATCATGATTGGTATGTATATCCTCGCGCGCACGCGGGCTGGAAAGCGATTCATTCTTGAAAGCAGCCAGCAGGCGGAAGCCGGATGGGTGGCCAGCGAAACCGACCGTTCCCTGGTGGGGGCCACAGGCGAGGTCTGCACGGCGCTGCGGCCCGCGGGAACCATTCTGCTCAACGGAAAACGCATTGACGCCGTATCCGACGGCGCGTTTATTGACAAGGGCGCCCGGATCCGTGTAATTGAAACCAGCGGTAGCCGCGTGGTGGTCGAACGGGTGGATGCCTGA
- a CDS encoding amidohydrolase family protein: MRRRSFLMGAGTAAGSAWAGIGDPRPEPRSARARRGGNTEMREDALAELPSFCSHEHWGSVDAIGMLPEGFRADVECGALPKRPADLFDILLDPYFRGQLAASGGEVDHLPRPAGLADFRAWAAESPEDAFAALDPLIERHRATGAFQCIRHGLRLLYGQDIADRKRVDLHGLNRAIAERYGRLFDWYDEARTRLGFSGLIRPVHPEYYWRMKSPASAHELKRCRSVVRIDPFLHMWPAECPRRDALAELTGIDPVDAASWRAFLEKIMNRAAEHGAVGIKQLQAYGRSLDYPPRDDARIRWRGDLAPDEAHAFKDWMVHACCEQAEVRGWPHQIHVGTHNLPQSSPLPLADMAKRYPKMKLVLLHNWPFIRESGWLARHHANVYLDTCWLPVLNPAFYRGALTEWMGYVPAHKILCGHDATSIEMAAGSALFVRNLLTEVLRLHANENHLSAKQAKRIAAGFMHENAVRLYGLSSPDISTPAS, translated from the coding sequence ATGCGGCGGCGGTCATTTCTGATGGGTGCGGGAACGGCGGCAGGAAGCGCATGGGCCGGAATCGGCGATCCGCGGCCGGAACCGCGATCCGCGCGGGCGCGCCGGGGAGGAAATACCGAAATGCGGGAGGACGCGCTGGCCGAACTGCCCAGTTTTTGCTCGCATGAACATTGGGGCAGCGTGGACGCCATTGGAATGTTGCCGGAAGGATTCCGGGCGGATGTGGAATGCGGCGCTTTGCCGAAACGTCCGGCGGATCTTTTCGACATCCTGCTCGATCCGTATTTTCGGGGCCAGTTGGCCGCGTCGGGCGGCGAAGTGGACCATCTGCCGCGTCCGGCCGGTCTGGCGGATTTTCGCGCATGGGCTGCGGAATCGCCCGAAGACGCCTTTGCCGCACTGGATCCCCTGATCGAACGGCATAGGGCGACGGGCGCCTTCCAGTGCATCCGGCACGGCCTGCGTCTCTTGTACGGCCAGGACATCGCCGACAGGAAGCGCGTGGATTTACATGGCCTGAACCGAGCGATTGCGGAACGGTACGGGCGCTTGTTCGACTGGTACGACGAGGCGCGCACACGCCTCGGTTTCAGCGGCCTGATCCGGCCCGTGCATCCCGAATATTATTGGCGCATGAAATCGCCGGCATCGGCGCACGAACTGAAACGATGCCGGTCGGTTGTGCGGATCGATCCGTTTTTGCATATGTGGCCCGCGGAATGTCCGCGTCGCGATGCGCTTGCGGAATTGACCGGCATCGATCCCGTGGATGCGGCGTCATGGCGCGCCTTTCTCGAAAAAATCATGAACAGGGCGGCGGAACACGGCGCGGTGGGCATCAAACAACTTCAGGCCTACGGCCGTTCGCTCGATTACCCGCCGCGGGACGACGCCCGAATTCGATGGCGCGGCGATCTCGCGCCGGACGAGGCACACGCCTTCAAGGACTGGATGGTCCATGCGTGCTGCGAACAGGCCGAAGTGCGCGGATGGCCGCATCAGATTCATGTCGGCACCCATAACCTGCCGCAGTCTTCGCCGTTGCCGCTGGCGGATATGGCGAAACGATATCCCAAGATGAAACTGGTCCTGCTGCACAACTGGCCGTTCATCAGGGAAAGCGGCTGGCTGGCGCGACACCATGCCAACGTGTATCTCGACACTTGTTGGCTGCCGGTGCTCAATCCGGCCTTCTATCGCGGGGCCTTGACGGAGTGGATGGGTTATGTGCCCGCCCACAAAATTCTTTGCGGCCATGACGCCACTTCGATTGAAATGGCCGCAGGATCGGCCCTGTTCGTGCGAAACCTTTTGACCGAAGTATTGCGGCTTCATGCAAACGAGAATCATCTTTCCGCGAAACAAGCCAAACGGATCGCCGCGGGCTTCATGCACGAAAACGCCGTCCGGTTGTATGGGTTATCGTCGCCCGATATTTCAACACCGGCGTCATAA
- the acpP gene encoding acyl carrier protein yields MAESVNVEETVCRIIRERLDKKPEEVTLEARFIEDLGADSLDVTELLMSLEEEFNIDIDDEANKIETVGDAIKYISSKMSQ; encoded by the coding sequence ATGGCGGAAAGCGTGAACGTCGAAGAGACCGTATGCCGCATTATTCGCGAGCGTCTCGACAAAAAACCGGAAGAGGTAACGCTGGAAGCGCGCTTTATCGAGGATTTGGGCGCCGATTCGCTGGATGTCACCGAATTGCTCATGTCGCTCGAGGAAGAATTCAACATTGACATAGACGACGAGGCGAACAAGATCGAAACGGTCGGCGACGCGATCAAATACATCTCTTCGAAAATGAGCCAGTAG
- a CDS encoding aspartate aminotransferase family protein: MNDDALRSEGDLNISPLREAWMREHIGEETRRWLAEDERYFLRQSLSTPCLNVLRACDGAYIEDLEGRRYLDFHGNNVHQVGFGNRRVIEAIKAQLDALSFCTRRYTNMPAIALARRLAELAPNPPGKVLFAPGGAAVIGMALKLARMATGRHKTISLWDSFHGASLDAISIGGEAIFRKDAGPLLPGTEHVPPPDPAHCPFCRDEGRCNLKCADYIEYVLEKEGDVAAVIAETVRSTPFIPPKAYWERVRAACDRHGALLILDEIPTCLGRTGKMFACEHYGIVPDMLCIGKGLGGGIFPLAALIAREGLDIAPDRAIGHYTHEKNPVACAAGLATLDCLIEDGLIDRAAAIGGYAIERLRELQARHAIIGDVRGLGLLIGVELTANRGLRSRASAEAEWIMYRALEKGLSFKITMGNILTLTPPLTVAPSQVDDAIAILDACFADLASR; this comes from the coding sequence ATGAACGACGACGCCCTGCGTTCGGAAGGCGATCTGAACATTTCGCCGTTGCGCGAAGCGTGGATGCGCGAACATATCGGGGAAGAGACGCGGCGCTGGCTGGCGGAAGACGAACGGTATTTTCTACGGCAGTCGCTTTCGACCCCGTGCCTGAACGTGTTGCGGGCCTGCGACGGCGCGTACATCGAGGATTTGGAGGGCCGCCGGTATCTCGATTTCCACGGCAACAACGTGCACCAGGTGGGATTCGGCAACCGTCGGGTCATCGAGGCGATCAAGGCGCAACTCGACGCGTTGTCGTTTTGCACAAGGCGCTACACCAACATGCCGGCCATCGCCTTGGCCCGGCGCTTGGCCGAACTGGCGCCCAACCCCCCCGGCAAGGTGCTGTTTGCGCCCGGCGGCGCCGCGGTCATCGGCATGGCCCTGAAACTTGCCCGAATGGCGACGGGCCGCCATAAAACGATTTCGTTGTGGGATTCGTTCCACGGCGCGTCGCTCGACGCCATTTCGATCGGCGGCGAGGCCATTTTCCGGAAAGACGCCGGGCCGCTCCTTCCCGGCACGGAACATGTGCCGCCCCCCGACCCGGCGCATTGCCCCTTCTGCCGCGACGAGGGCCGGTGCAACCTCAAATGCGCGGACTACATCGAATACGTGCTCGAAAAGGAAGGGGATGTGGCGGCCGTCATCGCGGAAACGGTCCGTAGCACGCCGTTCATCCCACCGAAAGCATATTGGGAACGGGTCCGCGCCGCATGCGACCGGCACGGCGCGCTGTTGATTCTCGATGAAATCCCAACCTGTCTCGGACGCACCGGAAAGATGTTCGCCTGCGAACATTACGGGATCGTGCCCGACATGCTTTGCATCGGCAAAGGCCTCGGCGGCGGCATATTCCCCCTCGCCGCGCTCATTGCGCGCGAGGGTCTCGATATCGCGCCCGACCGCGCGATCGGACACTACACGCACGAAAAGAATCCGGTGGCCTGCGCGGCGGGACTGGCCACGTTGGACTGCCTGATTGAGGACGGGCTAATCGATCGCGCGGCGGCGATCGGCGGGTACGCGATCGAGCGGCTGCGCGAATTGCAGGCGCGCCATGCGATTATCGGCGACGTGCGCGGACTCGGCCTTTTGATCGGCGTGGAATTGACCGCAAACCGCGGATTGCGCTCGCGCGCATCCGCCGAGGCGGAATGGATCATGTACCGCGCATTGGAAAAGGGCTTGAGTTTCAAGATCACGATGGGAAACATCCTCACGTTGACACCGCCGCTGACGGTTGCCCCGTCGCAGGTGGACGACGCCATCGCCATTTTGGACGCCTGTTTCGCCGATCTTGCGTCGCGATAA
- a CDS encoding tetratricopeptide repeat protein yields MGASSVRYTVLLFKNLWVRAKRVAMGRESLPTALEGMRDDARKWAKTFEAPESADRRRRARALLRAGRACYNAGDFAGAEDRFREALTEDPRCALAATYLGHTLFRCGRLSEAKTAWKQAHDLDPDSEAGQKAMAALRGAEGQSRNVLAEMQERADRL; encoded by the coding sequence ATGGGTGCGAGTTCCGTTCGATACACCGTTCTGTTGTTCAAAAACCTATGGGTCCGCGCCAAGCGCGTGGCGATGGGACGCGAGAGCCTGCCAACAGCCTTGGAGGGAATGCGGGACGATGCGCGCAAATGGGCCAAGACGTTCGAGGCGCCGGAGTCGGCGGACCGCCGCCGTCGCGCACGCGCCCTGCTTCGCGCGGGCCGCGCCTGCTACAACGCGGGCGACTTCGCGGGCGCCGAGGACCGCTTTCGCGAAGCGCTGACCGAGGATCCCCGGTGCGCGCTTGCGGCCACCTATCTTGGACACACGCTGTTTCGATGCGGTAGATTGTCGGAGGCCAAGACGGCGTGGAAACAGGCGCATGACTTGGACCCGGATTCCGAAGCCGGACAAAAGGCCATGGCCGCGCTTCGGGGCGCCGAAGGACAAAGCCGAAACGTGTTGGCCGAAATGCAGGAGCGCGCAGACAGGCTGTGA
- a CDS encoding calcineurin-like phosphoesterase family protein — translation MKRRMFTCSIAIACAALACAGAHGIEAVGVVYNDRNGNGMRDPGEKGLPNVLVSNGVDIVKTGAGGQYRLSATDDTTFFVIKPAGWTTPTGPGNNIPRFYYIHKPKGSPAMKYAGVAPTGPLPASIDFPLRRQKESARFRMICFGDTQTRDIEEVEFVAHDLLEDLAGTDAAFGVTLGDIVFNDLSVFEPLVAMMSRTGIPWRYVPGNHDHHHDAPTPENADDAFERVFGPPYYAFNYGKVHFIVLNDIRHEAGREEYRGGLGERQRAFVKNDLAHVSPDRLIVLLMHIPIHYLDDRTALYELLKDFPHTFSISAHTHRQEHVFLGHAHGWPQSTPHHHLINATACGSWWGGFFGETGIPETTMSDGAPNGYSIVSFDGTKYAVEFRAAQRPPDYQMSISLPGRIAAANLRATQPVVNVFAGSSRSTVEMRVDGAGAWTPMQSFTGKDPYYCSLYGRQEFIVRKWAEARGAKEIDDAFIRKTLNEFEDVFRRFPKPADTPHLWRANLPDPLAPGPHTLEVRTRDMFGQTYTARRYFVVE, via the coding sequence ATGAAACGACGAATGTTTACGTGTTCAATCGCGATCGCTTGCGCGGCGCTGGCCTGTGCCGGCGCCCACGGAATCGAGGCGGTTGGGGTTGTCTACAACGATCGAAATGGAAACGGGATGCGCGATCCCGGCGAGAAGGGCCTTCCAAATGTGCTTGTCTCGAACGGCGTGGACATTGTCAAGACCGGCGCGGGCGGACAGTACCGCCTATCCGCAACCGACGACACGACCTTCTTTGTCATCAAGCCCGCCGGCTGGACCACTCCCACCGGACCCGGCAACAACATCCCGCGGTTCTATTACATCCACAAGCCGAAGGGTTCGCCGGCCATGAAATACGCCGGTGTCGCGCCGACCGGCCCGTTGCCCGCCTCGATCGATTTTCCATTGCGGCGTCAGAAGGAAAGCGCGCGATTCCGCATGATCTGTTTCGGCGACACACAAACCCGCGACATCGAGGAGGTCGAATTCGTCGCGCACGATTTGCTTGAAGACCTTGCGGGCACGGACGCGGCCTTCGGCGTTACGCTGGGCGACATTGTGTTCAACGATCTGTCGGTGTTCGAGCCGCTCGTGGCCATGATGAGCCGCACGGGCATCCCGTGGCGCTACGTGCCCGGCAACCACGACCACCATCACGACGCGCCCACGCCGGAAAACGCGGACGACGCCTTCGAGCGGGTCTTTGGCCCGCCGTACTACGCATTCAATTACGGCAAGGTCCATTTCATCGTGCTCAACGACATCCGCCACGAGGCCGGCCGGGAGGAGTATCGCGGCGGTCTCGGCGAACGGCAACGGGCCTTCGTCAAGAACGATCTCGCCCACGTGTCGCCGGATCGCCTAATCGTTCTCCTCATGCACATTCCCATCCATTATCTCGACGACCGCACAGCCCTGTACGAACTGCTCAAGGATTTTCCGCATACCTTCTCGATCTCCGCGCACACACACCGGCAGGAGCATGTATTCCTCGGACACGCACACGGCTGGCCGCAATCCACGCCGCATCACCATTTGATCAACGCCACCGCCTGCGGAAGCTGGTGGGGCGGATTCTTCGGCGAGACCGGCATTCCGGAAACCACCATGTCCGACGGCGCCCCGAACGGCTATTCGATCGTCTCGTTCGACGGGACGAAATATGCCGTCGAATTCCGCGCGGCCCAGCGCCCGCCGGATTATCAGATGAGCATTTCGCTTCCCGGCCGAATCGCGGCTGCAAACCTTCGCGCGACACAGCCCGTTGTCAATGTTTTCGCCGGTTCGTCGCGCTCGACCGTCGAGATGCGCGTGGACGGTGCGGGCGCATGGACGCCGATGCAATCCTTCACGGGCAAAGACCCCTATTATTGCTCGTTGTACGGCCGGCAGGAGTTCATTGTCCGCAAATGGGCCGAAGCCAGGGGAGCGAAGGAAATTGACGACGCATTCATCCGCAAAACGCTGAACGAGTTCGAGGACGTTTTCCGCCGCTTCCCCAAACCCGCCGACACACCCCATTTGTGGCGCGCGAACCTGCCGGACCCTCTCGCGCCCGGCCCGCACACGCTGGAAGTCCGCACTCGCGACATGTTCGGCCAAACCTATACGGCCAGGCGTTACTTTGTCGTCGAATGA
- the ftsA gene encoding cell division protein FtsA, translating to MRRKGEVIGAVDFGSREVRVLIARRDRDGSIRIVGHGVEPSRGCISQGVIQDLAAARAALKRALAAAEKEAQVTLHSLFSAINGRNVETFICEGNVKLERGVVESAHLGEAIDIASRDILAPGKHVTSSITAQEWYVDELPVADPIGIHGQVLKTRVHFARIPSVITDNLIHCIESLGRRLEDLVFTPLASAQGCLTREEMEVGVGVLDMGRSTTGLALYRNHRILATQCFEWGGYHITRDLAARLHISFEEADDLVMSYGISPDRIRAGIQGEEEDDFTAGKDNPQHPVKLRSVVQGMPSIVDRQELEYVVHERARELYTKVRQYLKARGLAVNLVSGMVLTGGAIGIKNAIDLAQAVFQVPCRVGTPEGIEGLPQAVCAPSFSAVSGVIRHGFVYRSAAESGRLEAANTNPSAARRMIAWFLKTFF from the coding sequence GTGCGTAGAAAAGGCGAAGTGATCGGCGCGGTGGATTTCGGTTCGCGCGAGGTTCGCGTGTTGATTGCGCGCCGCGACCGCGACGGATCCATCCGAATCGTGGGACACGGCGTGGAGCCGTCGCGCGGCTGCATCTCGCAAGGCGTGATCCAGGATCTTGCCGCCGCGCGGGCGGCGCTCAAGCGGGCGCTGGCCGCCGCCGAAAAAGAGGCGCAAGTAACCCTCCATTCGCTGTTCAGCGCGATCAACGGGCGCAACGTCGAAACATTCATCTGCGAGGGAAACGTCAAACTTGAACGCGGGGTTGTCGAGAGCGCCCATCTCGGCGAGGCGATCGATATCGCGTCGCGCGATATCCTTGCGCCCGGCAAACATGTCACCTCTTCGATTACCGCCCAGGAATGGTATGTGGACGAACTGCCCGTGGCCGATCCCATCGGCATCCACGGGCAGGTCCTCAAGACACGCGTCCATTTCGCGCGCATCCCGTCCGTCATCACGGACAATCTGATCCATTGCATCGAATCGCTGGGCCGGCGTCTCGAAGACCTCGTTTTTACCCCGCTGGCCAGCGCGCAGGGCTGCCTCACGCGCGAGGAAATGGAAGTCGGCGTGGGGGTTCTCGACATGGGCCGCTCGACCACGGGCCTTGCGTTGTACCGGAACCACCGTATTCTCGCGACGCAGTGTTTCGAGTGGGGCGGTTACCACATCACGCGCGATTTGGCCGCGCGCCTCCACATCTCGTTCGAGGAGGCGGACGATCTCGTGATGTCCTACGGCATTTCACCCGATCGCATCCGCGCCGGCATCCAGGGCGAAGAGGAAGACGATTTCACCGCCGGCAAGGACAATCCCCAGCACCCCGTCAAATTACGATCCGTCGTGCAGGGCATGCCGTCCATCGTGGATCGCCAGGAACTCGAATACGTGGTCCACGAGCGGGCGCGCGAACTCTACACGAAAGTCCGCCAATACCTGAAGGCGCGCGGCCTTGCCGTAAACCTTGTCAGCGGCATGGTGCTGACCGGCGGCGCCATCGGGATCAAAAACGCGATCGATCTGGCGCAGGCCGTCTTCCAGGTGCCGTGCCGCGTCGGAACGCCCGAAGGCATCGAGGGGCTTCCCCAGGCCGTGTGTGCGCCGTCGTTCAGCGCCGTTTCCGGCGTCATCCGGCACGGTTTCGTTTACCGCAGCGCCGCGGAAAGCGGCCGCCTCGAAGCCGCCAACACCAATCCTTCCGCCGCGCGCCGGATGATCGCATGGTTTCTCAAAACGTTCTTTTGA
- the floA gene encoding flotillin-like protein FloA (flotillin-like protein involved in membrane lipid rafts) has product MNMNLIVGILGLGVVVVILVLAVVIITFFRLWLRALLSGASVGLASLVGMSLRKVNPSVIVDSRIMAVKAGLNISTNELETHYLAGGNVVRVVQALIAANKANIPLTFQRATAIDLAGRDVLDAVQTSVRPKVIDCPDPSKGAPVVAAVAMDGIQLKAKARVTVRTNINTLVGGATEETIIARVGEGIVTTIGSSESHKRVLENPDTISKTVLARGLDAGTAFEILSIDIADVDVGENIGAQLQIMQAEADKQIAQARAEERRAMARAREQEMQAQVVEMRARVVEAEAQVPRAIAEAFRSGNLGVMDYYRLKNLMSDTDMRQAIAKPDAKPGEGTPSA; this is encoded by the coding sequence ATGAACATGAACCTGATAGTGGGCATACTCGGATTGGGGGTTGTCGTCGTCATCCTCGTGCTGGCGGTGGTCATCATCACCTTCTTCCGCCTTTGGCTGCGCGCGCTCTTGTCCGGCGCGAGCGTGGGCCTCGCGAGCCTGGTTGGAATGAGCCTGCGAAAGGTCAACCCGTCGGTAATAGTGGACAGCCGCATCATGGCCGTCAAGGCGGGCCTCAATATTTCAACCAACGAACTTGAAACACACTATCTCGCCGGCGGCAACGTGGTCCGCGTCGTCCAGGCGCTGATCGCGGCCAACAAGGCCAACATTCCCCTGACTTTCCAGCGGGCGACGGCGATCGATCTCGCGGGGCGCGACGTCCTCGACGCGGTGCAGACCTCCGTGCGCCCCAAGGTCATTGACTGTCCCGATCCCTCCAAGGGCGCGCCCGTGGTCGCGGCGGTCGCCATGGACGGCATCCAGTTGAAGGCCAAGGCCCGTGTGACGGTTCGCACAAACATCAACACGCTGGTCGGCGGCGCCACCGAGGAAACCATCATCGCGCGCGTCGGCGAAGGCATCGTGACGACCATCGGCTCGTCCGAATCGCACAAGCGCGTGCTCGAAAATCCCGACACCATTTCCAAAACCGTGTTGGCGCGCGGACTCGACGCCGGCACCGCGTTCGAGATTCTTTCGATTGACATCGCGGATGTGGATGTCGGCGAGAACATCGGTGCGCAACTCCAAATCATGCAGGCCGAGGCCGACAAGCAAATTGCCCAGGCCCGCGCGGAGGAACGCCGCGCCATGGCCCGCGCCCGCGAACAGGAAATGCAGGCACAGGTTGTCGAAATGCGGGCCCGCGTGGTCGAAGCCGAAGCACAGGTTCCCCGCGCGATCGCCGAGGCGTTCCGCAGCGGTAACCTGGGCGTCATGGATTATTACCGGCTCAAAAATCTGATGTCCGACACCGATATGCGCCAAGCCATCGCGAAACCCGACGCCAAGCCGGGCGAAGGAACGCCCAGTGCCTAA
- the rnc gene encoding ribonuclease III, with product MAQPRLTGDWDTGMSPPVSADANDSVRADQLRALAERIGMPIKDYVLLNRALTHASVSAETTERIHNYESLEFLGDAVLGLAIAHCLYERIPDRTPGEYSRIRAGVVNRRCLAQIARRLGIASAIRLGKGEELAGGRQRASLLADCLEAMIGALFLDRGWAAALEFVARVFEPELVRELASDRIWDFKSRLQNYCQGRHLPLPVFTIVQSEGPDHRKQFEVEVSLGGEPAGRGRGLSKKEAEQNAARAALAREGLDTG from the coding sequence TTGGCACAACCGAGATTGACAGGCGACTGGGACACGGGGATGTCCCCGCCGGTTTCCGCTGATGCGAACGATTCCGTACGCGCCGATCAATTGCGCGCGCTGGCGGAACGCATCGGAATGCCGATCAAGGACTATGTTCTGCTCAACCGCGCCTTGACGCACGCGTCGGTTTCGGCGGAAACGACGGAGCGGATCCACAATTATGAATCGTTGGAATTTTTGGGTGATGCGGTGTTGGGTCTTGCCATCGCGCATTGCCTGTATGAACGGATCCCTGACCGCACGCCGGGGGAATACAGCCGTATCCGGGCGGGCGTTGTCAACCGGCGTTGCCTGGCCCAAATAGCACGGCGACTTGGGATTGCTTCCGCGATACGGCTCGGCAAGGGCGAGGAACTGGCCGGGGGGCGCCAGCGCGCGTCCCTGCTTGCGGATTGCCTTGAAGCCATGATCGGGGCGTTATTCTTGGATCGCGGCTGGGCCGCTGCGCTCGAGTTCGTGGCGCGCGTGTTCGAGCCGGAACTTGTCCGCGAATTGGCCTCGGATCGAATCTGGGATTTCAAGTCGCGGCTTCAAAATTACTGCCAAGGCCGGCATCTGCCCCTTCCTGTGTTCACGATTGTCCAGTCGGAAGGCCCCGATCACCGCAAGCAGTTCGAGGTGGAAGTTTCGCTGGGGGGCGAGCCCGCAGGCCGGGGCCGCGGGTTGAGCAAGAAGGAAGCCGAACAGAACGCCGCCCGCGCCGCCTTGGCGCGCGAAGGCCTCGACACCGGCTGA
- a CDS encoding iron-containing alcohol dehydrogenase, which translates to MNPFRYWMPTEIVFGAGSLDALGDQMKSIGHKPLIVTGQRSARASGALDRAMAQCPEADVFEGVAENPTDRQCDEGAERCRSSGCDCVVAIGGGSAIDAAKAIAGLARNPEPCATYLAAGSFGRPPLPIVAIPTTAGTGSETTPYAVIVDSAARCKRTIRGLFPAVALLDPSLAAHMPRHVTINTGLDALSQAMEGMVSKRATPLGDELALAVCRIVREWLPRSAEDPGNLEARGWMLYAAMLSGCVIAQSGTTLVHGMGYYFTLHFGVAHGLANALLLAPLFQYNADVEPHKVSAIAGALGYPADPVPDAARHAVAEALRDLFQRLRLSSAAKDAGVGESALRGFAEDIFSDRSRFKNQPGEPTQHEVYGFFRQAFEGF; encoded by the coding sequence GTGAATCCGTTTCGTTATTGGATGCCCACCGAAATCGTGTTCGGCGCGGGATCCTTGGATGCGCTGGGCGATCAGATGAAATCCATTGGGCACAAGCCGCTGATCGTGACAGGACAACGTTCCGCGCGGGCAAGCGGCGCGCTTGACCGGGCGATGGCGCAATGCCCGGAGGCCGATGTATTCGAGGGCGTCGCCGAAAATCCGACGGACCGGCAATGCGACGAGGGGGCCGAACGCTGTCGTTCCAGCGGCTGCGACTGTGTCGTAGCCATCGGCGGCGGCAGCGCCATTGACGCGGCCAAAGCCATCGCGGGCCTTGCACGCAATCCGGAACCTTGCGCGACCTATCTCGCGGCGGGATCCTTCGGGCGGCCTCCGCTTCCCATCGTCGCCATTCCCACCACGGCCGGAACCGGCAGCGAAACGACGCCCTATGCCGTGATTGTGGATTCCGCCGCGCGCTGCAAGCGGACGATTCGCGGCCTTTTCCCCGCCGTGGCGCTGCTCGATCCCTCCCTTGCGGCGCACATGCCCCGGCACGTGACGATCAACACGGGCCTCGACGCCCTCAGCCAGGCCATGGAAGGCATGGTGTCGAAACGCGCCACGCCCTTGGGCGACGAACTCGCGCTGGCCGTCTGCCGGATTGTCCGCGAATGGCTGCCCCGTTCCGCCGAAGATCCGGGCAATCTCGAAGCGCGCGGCTGGATGCTGTATGCGGCGATGCTGTCCGGATGCGTCATCGCACAAAGCGGAACCACGCTCGTCCATGGCATGGGTTACTACTTCACGCTGCATTTCGGGGTCGCGCACGGGCTGGCGAACGCCCTGCTGCTTGCCCCACTGTTCCAGTACAATGCGGATGTCGAGCCACACAAGGTCTCCGCGATAGCCGGCGCGCTCGGATATCCGGCGGACCCAGTGCCGGATGCCGCGCGGCATGCCGTCGCCGAAGCCCTTCGCGACCTCTTCCAGCGGCTTCGCTTGTCGAGCGCCGCAAAAGACGCCGGCGTCGGGGAATCCGCCTTGCGCGGCTTTGCCGAAGACATCTTTTCCGACCGCTCCCGTTTTAAAAACCAGCCGGGCGAACCGACCCAACACGAAGTCTATGGCTTTTTTCGGCAGGCCTTCGAGGGATTTTGA